In Strigops habroptila isolate Jane chromosome 4, bStrHab1.2.pri, whole genome shotgun sequence, a single genomic region encodes these proteins:
- the PLEK2 gene encoding pleckstrin-2 has protein sequence MQRDRLPGLGRFSAGAQLSSLLATMQEAAGVLKEGFLVKRGHIVRNWKVRWFVLLQDKLLYYKIEGGKKEPSPKGRILLDGCTITCPCLEYENRPLLIKLKTKTNTDYFLECCSREERDSWALDITGAIHAGHPVQVQELHRMKNSFKLLENISLHHIVKRMCESSTGIKLTRNLQQGNRYKETFTGSALVDWLISNSFAVSRFEAITLASMLMEENFIKPVGTRSTEATRFSDLSEQFLDDSTALYMFAESSKKNISSKEELQFNISELSGPIVKQGFLVKQGHKRKNWKVRRFVLRADPAFLHYYDPTKEENRPVGGFSLRGCLVSALEDNGVPAGVKGNVQGNLFKIITKNDIRYYIQASSKAERAQWIEAIKPLT, from the exons ATGCAGAGGGACAGGCTGCCAGGGCTTGGGCGCTTCTCGGCAGGGGCTCAGCTCTCTTCCCTGCTGGCCACAatgcaggaggcagctggagtGTTGAAGGAGGGCTTCCTCGTCAAACGG GGACACATTGTTCGTAACTGGAAAGTGAGGTGGTTTGTTCTGCTTCAGGATAAGCTGCTGTATTACAAAATTGAAGGAGGCAAGAAGGAACCTTCTCCAAAGGGCAGGATCCTTTTGGATGGCTGCACTATTACCTGTCCGTGCCTGGAATATGAAAACAGACCG CTACTCATCAAGCTAAAGACAAAAACCAATACAGACTATTTCCTTGAATGTTGCTCCAGGGAGGAGCGAGACTCGTGGGCTTTGGACATCACTGGGGCTATTCATGCTGGTCACCCAGTACAGGTACAAGAGCTTCACAGAATGAAGAACTCTTTCAAACTGCTAGAGAATATCAGCCTCCA TCATATAGTGAAGAGAATGTGTGAGAGCAGTACTGGAATTAAGCTAACCCGCAACTTGCAACAAGGCAACAGATACAAAGAGACTTTCACAG GTTCTGCCCTGGTGGACTGGCTCATCTCCAATAGCTTTGCTGTGTCACGATTCGAGGCCATCACCTTGGCATCCATGCTGATGGAGGAGAACTTCATCAAGCCTGTGGGAACCCGCAGCACTGAGGCCACACGCTTCAGCGACCTCTCTGAGCAGTTCCTCGATGACTCTACTGCACTGTACATGTTC GCTGagagcagtaagaaaaatatcagttcCAAGGAAGAGCTACAATTTAACATCTCTGAATTAAGCGGCCCAATTGTGAAGCAAGGGTTCTTAGTGAAACAG gggcacaagaggaaaaactgGAAGGTGAGGAGATTTGTTTTGAGAGCTGATCCTGCTTTTTTGCACTACTATGACCCCACTAAG gaagaaaacaggccAGTAGGTGGATTTTCTCTTCGTGGCTGTCTTGTGTCAGCTCTGGAGGATAATGGAGTCCCAGCAG gagTGAAGGGCAATGTGCAAGGCAATCTCTTCAAAATCATCACCAAAAATGACATTCGTTATTATATCCAGGCCAGCTCCAAGGCAGAGCGAGCACAGTGGATTGAGGCAATCAAACCACTGACATGA
- the LOC115606303 gene encoding galectin-related protein A-like isoform X2 — protein sequence MENMVEHYVGEIKGGLRPAMKLTVIGMVHSNPKSFSVTLLCDPVDANKDVGLLFKVNFSDKSITRNARIAGKWGREEKTIPYFPFTAGDTFKMELLCEHQQIRVLLDGRQLCDFTHRIQPLNLVKALQISGDIKLTKVA from the exons ATGGAAAATATG GTGGAGCATTATGTTGGTGAAATTAAAGGTGGCCTGAGACCAGCCATGAAACTCACAGTCATAGGAATGGTACACTCCAACCCCAAGAG cttttcagtgaCTCTGCTCTGTGATCCAGTGGATGCAAATAAAGACGTTGGGCTGTTATTTAAAGTTAACTTTAGTGACAAATCCATCACCCGCAATGCAAGAATTGCTGGAaagtggggaagagaagagaagactaTTCCCTACTTCCCATTTACAGCAGGCGACACGTTTAAG ATGGAGCTCTTATGTGAACACCAGCAAATACGAGTCTTGCTTGATGGACGGCAGCTCTGTGACTTCACTCACCGCATTCAGCCCCTGAACTTGGTGAAAGCTTTGCAGATCTCAGGGGACATCAAACTTACCAAAGtggcttga
- the LOC115606303 gene encoding galectin-related protein A-like isoform X1, which translates to MTEERYPKVEHYVGEIKGGLRPAMKLTVIGMVHSNPKSFSVTLLCDPVDANKDVGLLFKVNFSDKSITRNARIAGKWGREEKTIPYFPFTAGDTFKMELLCEHQQIRVLLDGRQLCDFTHRIQPLNLVKALQISGDIKLTKVA; encoded by the exons ATGACAGAGGAGAGGTATCCCAAA GTGGAGCATTATGTTGGTGAAATTAAAGGTGGCCTGAGACCAGCCATGAAACTCACAGTCATAGGAATGGTACACTCCAACCCCAAGAG cttttcagtgaCTCTGCTCTGTGATCCAGTGGATGCAAATAAAGACGTTGGGCTGTTATTTAAAGTTAACTTTAGTGACAAATCCATCACCCGCAATGCAAGAATTGCTGGAaagtggggaagagaagagaagactaTTCCCTACTTCCCATTTACAGCAGGCGACACGTTTAAG ATGGAGCTCTTATGTGAACACCAGCAAATACGAGTCTTGCTTGATGGACGGCAGCTCTGTGACTTCACTCACCGCATTCAGCCCCTGAACTTGGTGAAAGCTTTGCAGATCTCAGGGGACATCAAACTTACCAAAGtggcttga